The following are from one region of the Sciurus carolinensis chromosome 5, mSciCar1.2, whole genome shotgun sequence genome:
- the Lbx1 gene encoding transcription factor LBX1: MTSKEDGKAVPGEERRRSPLDHLPPPANSNKPLTPFSIEDILNKPSVRRSYSLCGAAHLLAAADKHAPGGLPLAGRALLSQTSPLCALEELASKTFKGLEVSVLQAAEGRDGMTIFGQRQTPKKRRKSRTAFTNHQIYELEKRFLYQKYLSPADRDQIAQQLGLTNAQVITWFQNRRAKLKRDLEEMKADVESAKKLGPSGQMDIVALAELEQNSEAAGGGGGGCGRAKSRPGSPALPPGAPQAPGAGPLQLSPASPLTDQRASSQDCSEDEEDEEIDVDD; this comes from the exons ATGACTTCCAAAGAGGACGGCAAGGCGGTGCCGGGGGAGGAGCGGCGGCGCAGCCCGCTGGACCACCTGCCACCGCCCGCCAACTCGAACAAGCCACTGACGCCGTTCAGTATTGAGGACATCCTCAACAAACCGTCTGTGCGGAGAAGTTACTCGCTGTGCGGGGCGGCGCACCTGCTGGCCGCCGCGGACAAGCACGCGCCGGGCGGCTTGCCCCTGGCGGGCCGCGCGCTACTCTCGCAGACCTCGCCTCTGTGCGCGCTGGAGGAGCTCGCCAGCAAGACCTTTAAGGGGCTCGAGGTCAGCGTCCTGCAGGCAGCGGAAG GCCGCGATGGGATGACCATCTTTGGACAGCGGCAGACCCCCAAGAAGCGGCGAAAGTCCCGCACAGCCTTCACCAATCACCAGATTTACGAGTTGGAAAAGCGCTTCCTATACCAGAAGTATCTGTCCCCAGCAGATCGCGACCAAATCGCGCAGCAGTTGGGCCTCACCAACGCACAGGTCATCACCTGGTTCCAGAATCGGCGCGCCAAGCTCAAGCGGGATCTGGAGGAGATGAAGGCCGACGTGGAGTCCGCCAAGAAACTGGGCCCCAGCGGGCAGATGGACATCGTGGCGCTGGCAGAACTGGAGCAGAACTCGGAGGCCGCAGGCGGCGGTGGCGGTGGCTGTGGCAGGGCCAAGTCGAGGCCGGGTTCTCCTGCACTCCCCCCAGGCGCCCCGCAGGCCCCGGGCGCCGGGCCCTTGCAGCTCTCGCCCGCCTCTCCGCTCACGGACCAGAGGGCCAGCAGCCAGGACTGCTCGGAGGATGAGGAAGACGAAGAGATCGACGTGGACGATTGA